Proteins from one Mycobacterium sp. EPa45 genomic window:
- the cmrA gene encoding mycolate reductase (Catalyzes the final step in mycolic acid biosynthesis.), protein MPVPAPSPDSRAVVTGASQGIGEALATELAARGHHLLITARRGDVLAGLAARLTERYRVNVEVRAVDLADPDARMAFADELAGREISILCANAGTATFGPVSKLDPAAERAQVQLNVLGVHDLVLAVLPRMVARRAGGILISGSAAGNSPIPNNATYAATKAFVNTFSESLRGELKSSGVHVTVLAPGPVRTELPDEAEQSLVERLIPDFLWINTEYTARISLDGLEHNKMRVVPGLTSKAMSVASGYAPRSIVTPIVGAVYKKLGGD, encoded by the coding sequence ATGCCAGTTCCCGCACCCTCCCCCGACAGCCGAGCCGTCGTCACCGGTGCCTCCCAGGGCATCGGTGAGGCGCTGGCCACCGAACTCGCCGCCCGTGGCCACCACCTGCTCATCACCGCACGCCGCGGCGACGTGCTGGCCGGGCTGGCCGCGCGCCTGACCGAGCGCTACCGCGTCAACGTCGAGGTGCGCGCGGTGGATCTCGCCGACCCGGACGCCCGGATGGCGTTCGCCGACGAGCTCGCCGGGCGCGAGATCTCGATCCTGTGCGCCAATGCGGGGACGGCCACGTTCGGACCGGTGTCGAAGCTGGACCCGGCGGCCGAGCGCGCGCAGGTTCAGCTCAACGTGCTCGGTGTGCACGATCTCGTACTGGCGGTCCTGCCGCGGATGGTCGCCCGCAGGGCCGGCGGCATCCTGATCTCGGGCTCGGCCGCCGGCAACTCGCCTATCCCGAACAACGCCACCTATGCCGCGACCAAGGCATTCGTCAACACGTTCAGCGAGTCACTGCGCGGCGAACTGAAAAGCTCCGGCGTGCACGTGACGGTGTTGGCGCCCGGCCCGGTGCGCACCGAGTTGCCCGATGAGGCGGAGCAGTCACTGGTGGAGCGACTGATCCCCGACTTCCTGTGGATCAACACCGAGTACACGGCGCGGATCTCGCTGGATGGGTTGGAGCACAACAAGATGCGGGTGGTACCAGGGCTGACGTCGAAGGCGATGTCGGTCGCGTCGGGGTACGCACCGCGCTCGATCGTCACGCCGATCGTCGGGGCGGTCTACAAGAAGCTGGGTGGCGACTAG
- a CDS encoding class I SAM-dependent methyltransferase translates to MRRGLLMHHWLRGRRLVEGSSSADELLYLANLVSRTDARVIGEIGFNAGFSTYAFLSAAPDTRVVSFDLGEHGYTRTAKKLIDKTFPGRHTLVLGDSTKTVPDYKAQNSDMRFDIAFIDGGHEYEVAKADIANMREFCTDKTAVVMDDLTPWLEWGEGPMRAWSEAIAAGVVRQEEMFKDGERVDVMEPPGKRSWALGRYIPHH, encoded by the coding sequence ATGCGTCGAGGGCTCTTGATGCACCACTGGCTGCGCGGCCGCCGTCTGGTAGAGGGATCGTCTTCCGCAGATGAGTTGTTGTACCTCGCGAACCTGGTGTCGCGCACCGACGCTCGCGTGATCGGCGAGATCGGCTTCAATGCCGGATTCTCGACCTACGCCTTCCTCAGCGCCGCCCCGGACACGCGCGTGGTTTCCTTCGACCTCGGCGAGCACGGATACACGCGGACGGCGAAGAAGCTGATCGACAAGACATTCCCGGGCAGGCACACGCTGGTCCTCGGGGACTCGACCAAGACAGTCCCCGACTACAAGGCCCAGAACTCCGACATGCGTTTCGACATCGCCTTCATCGACGGCGGTCACGAGTACGAGGTGGCCAAGGCCGACATCGCCAATATGCGTGAGTTCTGCACCGATAAAACGGCCGTGGTCATGGACGATTTGACGCCGTGGCTCGAATGGGGTGAAGGTCCCATGCGGGCCTGGTCCGAAGCCATCGCCGCGGGAGTCGTCCGCCAAGAAGAAATGTTCAAAGACGGTGAACGGGTCGATGTGATGGAGCCGCCCGGCAAGAGAAGCTGGGCTTTGGGCCGCTACATCCCGCACCACTGA
- a CDS encoding TetR/AcrR family transcriptional regulator has product MDTPTRRSRQKSDRRSALLMAAERLMAEKGFQAVRIEDIGAAAGVSGPAVYRHFPNKEALLVELLVGISTRLLAGAREVVAGAGEPAAALTGLIEFHLDFALGESDLIRIQDRDLAHLPTSAQRQVRRAQRSYVEVWVEVLRQLNPEIAEADARLMAHAVFGLLNSTPHSMKPLAARGADQGRSRDVLRAMTVAALSSADHHTRGRVGQYQ; this is encoded by the coding sequence ATCGACACGCCCACCCGTCGAAGCAGGCAGAAGTCGGATCGCCGGTCTGCCCTGCTGATGGCCGCGGAACGGTTGATGGCAGAGAAAGGCTTCCAGGCCGTCCGCATCGAGGACATCGGCGCCGCGGCCGGAGTCAGCGGCCCAGCGGTGTACCGGCACTTCCCCAACAAGGAAGCCCTGCTGGTCGAACTTCTGGTCGGCATCAGCACGCGACTTCTGGCCGGGGCCCGCGAGGTCGTCGCCGGCGCGGGTGAGCCGGCCGCGGCGCTGACCGGGCTCATCGAATTCCACCTCGACTTCGCCCTGGGCGAGTCCGACCTGATCCGCATCCAGGATCGCGATCTTGCCCACCTGCCGACCTCGGCGCAGCGTCAGGTCCGGCGAGCGCAGCGCAGCTACGTCGAGGTGTGGGTGGAGGTACTGCGCCAACTGAACCCCGAGATCGCGGAAGCGGACGCCCGGTTGATGGCGCACGCGGTGTTCGGTCTGCTCAACTCGACCCCACACAGCATGAAGCCCCTGGCGGCAAGGGGAGCCGACCAGGGGCGTTCACGCGACGTGCTACGGGCGATGACGGTGGCGGCGTTGTCCTCCGCCGACCATCACACCCGCGGGCGCGTCGGTCAATACCAGTAG
- a CDS encoding DUF6131 family protein yields the protein MIVLGAILLILGFVLKVQILWTIGIILLVIGAVLWLLGAVGRPVGGRRYWY from the coding sequence ATGATCGTACTCGGAGCAATTTTGCTCATCCTGGGGTTCGTTCTGAAGGTCCAGATCCTGTGGACCATCGGAATCATCCTGCTGGTGATCGGCGCGGTGCTGTGGCTGCTCGGCGCAGTCGGCCGCCCGGTCGGCGGCAGACGCTACTGGTATTGA
- a CDS encoding MFS transporter: MSRPPSVAQTAGRSKVVAWALWDCGSTGMNAIVATFVFAVYLTSTVGHGLPGGTSPASWLGRALAIAGLTVAVLAPLTGVLVQAPQRRRAALTILSGLAVVSTAAMSLIRAEPAYFAMGLVLLAFTAACGDLASVPYNAMLRQLTTPQNSGRISGVGAAAGYFGSVALLIVIYTCFIAGNGPERGLFGVPIDDGQNVRAAMLMAAAWFVVLALPLLITAHTLAPIELEPAPVAQASGYRQLWNDLRAEWRRDRNLVYYLIVSAIFRDGIAGVFAFGAVLGVGVYGISQANVLIFGVIASSMAALGAVLAGPVDDRIGGKPVIVASLTLMIAVGLTLLSLSGPIVFWICGLLLALCVGPVTTSARTVLLRMVSDGKEAVAFGLYTTTGRAASFLAPWLFFMFVDAFHADRAGLGGLCVVLTVGLLGMLLVKVPNHRTV, translated from the coding sequence ATGAGCAGGCCGCCGTCGGTTGCCCAGACCGCCGGTCGGTCGAAAGTTGTGGCATGGGCATTGTGGGACTGCGGCTCCACCGGCATGAACGCCATTGTCGCGACATTCGTTTTCGCGGTGTACCTCACCAGCACGGTCGGCCACGGTCTACCCGGCGGTACTTCGCCGGCCAGCTGGCTGGGTCGGGCGCTGGCCATCGCCGGCCTGACCGTCGCGGTTCTCGCGCCGCTCACCGGCGTATTGGTTCAAGCGCCGCAGCGGCGCCGCGCTGCCCTGACCATCCTGTCCGGTCTCGCGGTGGTGTCGACGGCCGCGATGAGCCTCATCCGGGCCGAACCGGCCTACTTCGCGATGGGCCTGGTGCTGCTGGCCTTCACCGCGGCATGCGGCGACCTGGCCAGTGTGCCGTACAACGCGATGCTGCGGCAGCTCACCACCCCGCAGAATTCCGGCCGAATCTCCGGCGTCGGCGCAGCCGCCGGATACTTCGGCAGCGTCGCACTGCTGATCGTGATCTACACCTGCTTCATCGCCGGCAACGGCCCCGAGCGTGGACTGTTCGGAGTCCCGATCGACGACGGTCAGAACGTGCGGGCGGCGATGCTCATGGCCGCTGCCTGGTTCGTCGTCCTCGCGCTGCCGCTGCTGATCACCGCCCACACCCTCGCCCCGATCGAGCTGGAACCCGCACCCGTCGCGCAGGCCAGCGGTTATCGCCAGCTGTGGAACGATCTACGCGCCGAGTGGCGGCGCGACCGCAACCTCGTCTACTACCTGATCGTCAGCGCGATCTTCCGCGACGGCATCGCCGGTGTCTTCGCCTTCGGCGCGGTGCTCGGCGTCGGCGTCTACGGAATCTCGCAGGCCAACGTCCTGATCTTCGGAGTCATCGCCAGCAGCATGGCCGCCCTGGGCGCGGTCCTCGCCGGTCCCGTCGACGACCGGATCGGTGGCAAGCCGGTGATCGTCGCCTCACTGACGCTGATGATTGCCGTCGGCCTGACCCTGCTGTCGCTGTCCGGCCCGATCGTGTTCTGGATCTGCGGGCTGCTGCTGGCGCTCTGCGTCGGGCCGGTGACGACGTCAGCCCGCACGGTTCTGTTGCGGATGGTCAGCGACGGCAAGGAGGCCGTCGCCTTCGGGCTCTACACGACGACCGGCCGGGCCGCGTCGTTCCTCGCGCCGTGGCTGTTCTTCATGTTCGTCGACGCGTTCCACGCCGACCGCGCCGGTCTGGGCGGCTTGTGTGTGGTGCTGACGGTCGGTCTGCTGGGCATGCTCCTGGTGAAGGTGCCCAACCACCGAACGGTCTAG
- the orn gene encoding oligoribonuclease: MREELVWIDCEMTGLDLRTDKLIEIAALVTDAELNVLGEGIDVVIHADDEALDGMIEVVAQMHSRSGLTEEVRASVIDVPAAEEIVMDYIRSHVTQAKTAPLAGNSIATDRGFIARDMPTLDNYLHYRMIDVSSIKELCRRWYPRIYYGQPEKGLAHRALADIRESIRELKYYRRTAFVPQPGPSTSEIAAAAGEIDGPDETDSAVVPDNS; encoded by the coding sequence GTGCGTGAAGAATTGGTGTGGATCGACTGCGAGATGACCGGGCTCGACCTGCGGACCGACAAGCTCATCGAGATCGCCGCCCTGGTGACCGATGCCGAGCTGAACGTCCTCGGTGAGGGCATCGACGTTGTGATTCACGCCGACGACGAGGCGCTCGACGGCATGATCGAGGTGGTTGCCCAGATGCACAGCCGGTCCGGACTCACCGAGGAGGTCCGCGCGTCGGTCATCGACGTGCCGGCCGCCGAGGAAATCGTCATGGACTACATCCGCTCCCACGTGACGCAGGCCAAGACCGCGCCCCTGGCCGGCAATTCGATCGCCACGGACCGCGGCTTCATCGCCCGGGACATGCCGACGCTGGACAACTACCTGCACTACCGCATGATCGACGTCAGCTCGATCAAGGAGCTGTGCCGGCGCTGGTATCCGCGGATCTACTACGGGCAGCCGGAAAAGGGCCTCGCCCACCGCGCACTGGCCGACATTCGGGAATCGATCCGCGAGCTGAAGTACTACCGTCGCACCGCGTTCGTGCCTCAGCCGGGGCCGTCTACCAGCGAAATCGCTGCCGCCGCGGGCGAGATCGACGGGCCGGACGAAACAGATTCGGCTGTAGTGCCCGACAACAGCTAG
- a CDS encoding S9 family peptidase, protein MEPDVRATYGASLSPDATAFAHIVDDGGYPRAVQRFLRGWRASSSRDVELPVEGAVTRVIHSADGHWLACQVAPEGSTRSQIWVVTTDPDDRMARRIDGMGSDGMAGTAELIAWDGTRVCAILTGEDGVGQSSLIDPADGNVTVLDRRSGGRLVDAWAGSALIRVGPRGYRELIMLTGPTEIALLPSDPGSSTDMGVILDDHHPRRLRSGADGEHTTLYHPAYTYGPDFADGYVRALIRSDNGSDNSRLLEVTVTPDGVAYHVVAERQGYDLDEFAVSDDLSTVALLWNINGCSELQILEYMDNTLSEPIPLSNLVAGELSISAGGSMVAMTLQGADLPRTVELVDPRSREWERIDRKPSVGPVSERPRLHFVTARDGRSLTGWLYCPPPGVEQTGMMIYLHGGPEGQARPSHSEIFPGLLDEGIAVFTPNVRGSGGQGREFVHADDKDKRFAAIDDVADCAHYLAEQGLANPDRIACAGWSYGGYLTMAALAFHPDLFVAGVSICGMSDLGTFYRNTEPWIAAASYAEYGHPIADRDLLEALSPLQRVDKLTAPLLLVHGGTDTNVPVSESEQMVEALRARGRTVRYLLFADDGHEIVKRENHAALARAVADWLAMAFERSENPDV, encoded by the coding sequence GTGGAGCCCGACGTGCGTGCGACGTACGGCGCATCGCTGTCGCCAGACGCGACGGCATTCGCCCATATCGTCGACGACGGCGGATACCCGCGTGCCGTCCAGCGGTTCCTTCGGGGCTGGCGGGCAAGCTCGTCGCGTGACGTCGAACTTCCGGTAGAAGGCGCGGTCACCAGGGTCATCCACTCCGCCGACGGGCACTGGCTGGCGTGCCAGGTCGCCCCCGAGGGCAGCACCCGAAGCCAGATCTGGGTCGTCACCACCGACCCCGACGACCGGATGGCCCGCCGCATCGACGGCATGGGCTCCGACGGTATGGCCGGCACCGCCGAGCTCATCGCCTGGGACGGCACCCGGGTGTGCGCGATCCTCACCGGTGAGGACGGGGTCGGCCAGTCGAGCCTGATCGACCCGGCGGACGGCAACGTGACGGTGTTGGACCGCCGCTCCGGCGGCCGACTCGTCGACGCGTGGGCCGGTTCGGCACTGATCCGGGTCGGCCCGCGCGGCTACCGAGAGCTGATCATGCTCACCGGCCCGACCGAAATCGCTTTGCTGCCCTCGGATCCCGGCTCATCCACGGATATGGGCGTGATCCTCGACGATCACCATCCGCGACGGCTGCGCTCGGGTGCCGACGGCGAGCACACCACGCTGTACCACCCGGCCTATACCTATGGGCCCGACTTCGCCGACGGCTATGTGCGCGCGCTGATTCGCAGCGACAACGGGTCGGACAACAGCCGCCTGCTCGAAGTGACCGTCACCCCGGACGGGGTGGCTTACCACGTGGTCGCCGAGCGGCAAGGCTACGACCTCGACGAGTTCGCGGTCTCTGACGACTTGTCGACCGTCGCGCTGTTGTGGAACATCAACGGCTGCAGCGAATTACAGATCCTCGAGTACATGGACAACACGCTGAGCGAGCCGATCCCGCTGTCCAACCTGGTGGCCGGTGAACTATCGATCAGCGCGGGCGGGTCGATGGTTGCGATGACACTGCAGGGAGCCGACCTGCCGCGTACCGTCGAACTGGTCGACCCGAGGTCGCGGGAATGGGAACGAATCGATCGCAAGCCCAGCGTCGGTCCGGTCTCGGAGCGGCCGCGATTGCACTTCGTGACTGCCCGCGACGGTCGTTCGCTGACCGGCTGGCTCTATTGCCCCCCGCCCGGTGTCGAGCAGACCGGCATGATGATCTACCTGCACGGCGGCCCGGAAGGCCAAGCGCGCCCGTCGCACAGCGAGATCTTCCCGGGGTTGCTCGACGAGGGCATCGCGGTGTTCACGCCCAATGTGCGCGGTTCGGGTGGGCAGGGGCGGGAATTCGTTCACGCCGATGACAAGGACAAGCGGTTCGCAGCCATCGACGACGTCGCCGACTGCGCGCATTACCTTGCCGAGCAGGGGCTGGCGAATCCAGATCGGATCGCCTGTGCGGGTTGGTCTTACGGTGGCTATTTGACGATGGCTGCGCTGGCCTTCCATCCCGATCTGTTCGTCGCGGGCGTCAGCATCTGCGGGATGAGTGATCTGGGTACCTTTTACCGCAACACCGAGCCGTGGATTGCGGCGGCTTCCTATGCGGAATACGGACATCCCATCGCCGATCGGGATCTGCTGGAGGCGCTCTCACCGCTGCAGCGGGTGGACAAGCTGACCGCGCCGCTGCTGCTCGTACACGGCGGAACCGACACCAATGTTCCGGTCAGTGAATCCGAGCAAATGGTCGAGGCGTTGCGCGCCCGCGGCCGTACCGTGCGTTATCTGCTCTTTGCTGACGACGGTCACGAAATCGTCAAGCGGGAAAACCATGCGGCATTGGCCCGGGCGGTCGCAGATTGGCTGGCCATGGCGTTCGAGCGCAGTGAAAATCCGGATGTTTAA
- a CDS encoding MmpS family transport accessory protein, which produces MNDPRRPEWSDPTQSAGNGYPPSTDPAYAGQYYGPGYGTPGYGQTGVPPTTQPTEQLPPYWYQGGGPPGNEPPEPPPGPPKSPKWLWIAAAVAVLLVVGLVIALVIVTSSARESTVVAPLPPLSSETATTPRATTVAPSTTRPTLPTTSSVPGTAAPPPTETTSPTGTDTVVYTVSGDGRAINITYVDTGGIMQTEFNVMLPWSKEVSLSSPARASASVAVVNVGRDVTCSVSVNGSSVRERTGRGLTICTGAG; this is translated from the coding sequence ATGAACGATCCGCGTCGACCAGAGTGGTCTGACCCGACGCAGTCGGCCGGCAACGGCTATCCGCCGAGCACCGATCCTGCCTACGCCGGTCAGTATTACGGACCCGGCTACGGGACCCCCGGCTACGGTCAGACCGGCGTCCCACCGACGACGCAGCCCACCGAGCAGCTGCCCCCCTACTGGTACCAGGGCGGCGGCCCTCCGGGCAACGAGCCGCCCGAGCCGCCTCCCGGGCCGCCCAAGTCGCCCAAGTGGCTGTGGATCGCCGCGGCCGTCGCGGTCCTGCTGGTGGTCGGACTGGTGATCGCCCTGGTGATCGTGACCAGCTCGGCCCGCGAGTCGACCGTGGTGGCACCGCTCCCACCGCTGTCGTCCGAGACGGCGACCACACCGCGGGCCACCACCGTGGCGCCGTCGACGACGCGGCCCACGCTGCCGACCACCAGCAGCGTGCCGGGTACTGCGGCGCCGCCGCCCACCGAAACCACCAGCCCGACCGGCACTGACACCGTCGTCTACACCGTCTCCGGTGACGGCCGCGCGATCAACATCACCTACGTCGACACCGGCGGCATCATGCAGACCGAGTTCAACGTGATGCTGCCGTGGAGTAAAGAAGTGAGCCTGTCCTCGCCGGCGCGGGCCTCGGCCAGCGTCGCGGTGGTCAACGTGGGCCGCGACGTGACGTGCAGCGTGTCGGTGAACGGCTCGTCGGTGCGCGAGCGCACCGGGCGGGGCCTGACGATCTGCACCGGAGCCGGCTAG
- a CDS encoding helicase HerA-like domain-containing protein — protein sequence MTSESTATPAQQIAAGYATAGATLDLGSVVIGGAADPAAQVRIPLAMMNRHGLVAGATGTGKTKTLQVLAEQLSGAGVPVMMADVKGDLSGLARPGESSDRTLQRAKDTGDDGWTGAPFPVEFLSLGTGGIGVPVRATISAFGPILLSKVLGLNATQESTLGLIFHWADQQGLPLLDLKDLRSVITYLTSDEGKETLKTIGGVSAQTAGVILRALVNLEAEGGDTFFGEPEIDPADLLRVDAQGRGVITLLELGDQAARPVMFSTFLMWVLADLFTYLPEVGDVDKPKLVFFFDEAHLLFNDASKAFLQQVEQTVKLIRSKGVGVFFCTQLPTDVPNDVLSQLGARIQHALRAFTPDDQKALSKTVRTYPKTQFYDLETDLTSLGIGEAIVTVLSERGAPTPVAWTRLRPPQSLMDTIGPDAIKAAAQSSSLFGKYGQTVDRQSAYEMLAAKLAPPPEKESEPVDLPPLLPTGIDLPPMPPPDRAEPGVLDQVMNSPAFKSAMRSAGTVIGREITRSIFGTGRRRRR from the coding sequence ATGACCAGCGAATCGACAGCGACCCCTGCCCAGCAGATCGCCGCCGGGTACGCGACCGCCGGGGCGACCCTCGACCTCGGCTCGGTGGTCATCGGTGGCGCGGCCGATCCGGCAGCACAGGTCCGCATCCCGCTGGCCATGATGAACCGGCACGGACTCGTCGCGGGTGCGACCGGCACCGGCAAGACCAAGACGCTGCAGGTGCTCGCCGAGCAGCTGTCTGGCGCCGGCGTGCCGGTGATGATGGCCGACGTCAAAGGCGACCTCTCCGGATTGGCGCGACCGGGTGAGTCCAGCGATCGAACCCTGCAGCGCGCCAAGGACACCGGCGACGACGGCTGGACCGGCGCCCCTTTCCCCGTCGAGTTCCTCTCGCTGGGCACCGGTGGCATCGGCGTCCCGGTGCGCGCAACCATCTCTGCATTCGGCCCGATTCTTTTGTCAAAGGTGTTGGGGCTCAACGCTACTCAGGAGTCGACACTCGGGCTGATCTTCCACTGGGCCGACCAGCAGGGACTTCCACTACTGGATCTCAAGGACCTGCGCTCGGTCATCACTTATCTGACCAGTGACGAGGGCAAAGAGACGCTGAAGACCATTGGCGGGGTGTCTGCCCAGACTGCGGGTGTCATCCTGCGCGCCCTGGTCAACCTCGAAGCCGAGGGGGGTGACACCTTTTTCGGCGAGCCGGAGATCGACCCTGCCGACCTGCTGCGTGTCGACGCGCAGGGCCGCGGCGTGATCACGCTGCTCGAGCTCGGCGACCAGGCGGCCCGGCCGGTGATGTTCTCGACGTTCCTGATGTGGGTGCTGGCCGACCTGTTCACCTACCTGCCGGAGGTCGGTGACGTCGACAAGCCCAAACTCGTGTTCTTCTTCGACGAGGCCCACCTGCTCTTCAACGATGCCTCCAAGGCATTCCTGCAGCAGGTCGAGCAGACGGTCAAGCTGATCCGCTCCAAGGGCGTCGGCGTCTTCTTCTGCACCCAGTTGCCCACCGATGTGCCCAATGATGTTCTCTCGCAACTGGGTGCGCGCATCCAGCACGCGCTGCGGGCCTTCACTCCTGACGATCAGAAGGCGCTGTCGAAGACGGTACGCACCTATCCCAAGACTCAGTTCTACGATCTGGAAACGGATTTGACATCGCTGGGCATCGGCGAGGCCATTGTCACGGTGCTCTCCGAACGTGGGGCGCCGACGCCGGTGGCGTGGACCAGGCTGCGCCCTCCGCAGTCACTGATGGACACCATCGGGCCCGACGCCATCAAGGCTGCGGCGCAATCCAGTTCGCTGTTCGGCAAGTACGGCCAAACCGTCGACCGCCAGTCTGCCTACGAGATGCTCGCGGCGAAACTCGCGCCGCCGCCGGAGAAGGAATCCGAGCCCGTCGATCTGCCACCGCTGCTGCCCACCGGGATCGACCTGCCGCCGATGCCGCCACCGGACAGGGCCGAGCCGGGTGTGCTGGATCAGGTGATGAACAGCCCGGCGTTCAAGAGTGCGATGCGCTCGGCCGGCACGGTGATCGGCCGCGAGATCACCCGCAGCATCTTCGGGACGGGTCGCCGCCGCAGGCGCTAG